The Salegentibacter sp. Hel_I_6 region CCCTGTATTAATTTCTTGACCACCTCCTACTAAACAAACAATTACTGCCCAATCTTTATGCCTGTCTAGGCAAGAAATCAGAAATTCGGGTTCCGAATGATTAAAATCATCTTGCCCTTTTTTTTGTTTCATAAACTTGATAGTTTGTTCTTTATTCCAGGCTCTTTGTGCCTCATCAAAAATTGCTACGTGATCATAAGGGGGATTGGGATCAGTTAAATAGGCATCTCTGTAATGATGTATAATTTGAATAAAGGTTTTAACTCCTGCTCTTGCTTTGGCCTTTGTAATTTTATTTCCTTTATCTTTTTCATTTTGTACTTTATCTCTTGCCAGTGCTTCTTGAAGGATAGCTACTAATGGAGCATTTCCAGATAGATAAACACTTGCTGTTTTATTTTTGTCTTCAAGATGGGTTGTAGCAACTTTAAGACCAACTAAAGTTTTTCCAGCTCCTGGAACTCCAGTAACAAAACAAATTATTTTTTTGCTTTGTGATTTCGCAATCTTTATTATCTCAGATATTGAGGATGTAGTGGCAGTTAAATTCTTGGCTTCCGCATCACTGCGTGTAATTTCATCTACAGTATGATCATTATATAATGAAACTGCGGCTTCAACTATAGTGGGAGTAGGCGAATATCGGCCTTCTGAAAAAACTTTACCTTCGATTTGGCTTTCTTCATCTTGGAAGAAGGTAATTATAGATTGAATTACATTACTCAAATCTTCAGAGTTCGTACGAATTGGTAAAATCAAATTGTCATTGTGGGAAGTAGTCGCTATTTCTATGAAGGACTCTTTGGCTTCAGTTGCTACTAAAATGGGAGCCATCACAATATTATGACTTGGCTGATGAAAATTTTTCAAGTCTAAAGCGTAGTCCCAAACTTGCTCAAGATTATAGCTTAGGTATTTATTTTCTCCAACCTTATACTCAATTACAAAAACAATATTTTCCACTATTAGAATTACGTCTACTCGTTTACCCATTCGTGGAATAGAGAACTCAAAAAATATTGTTCCATTATACGGCTTCAAAATTTGTTGAAGAGATTCAATTTGATACTTCCAGGACTTATTTTGATTTCGACTGGAGTCAAATTGATTAAAATTAGTTATTTGCCCTATTATTTCAT contains the following coding sequences:
- a CDS encoding DUF2075 domain-containing protein — translated: MLNFYYKDSIKSFTEKTTNEIIGQITNFNQFDSSRNQNKSWKYQIESLQQILKPYNGTIFFEFSIPRMGKRVDVILIVENIVFVIEYKVGENKYLSYNLEQVWDYALDLKNFHQPSHNIVMAPILVATEAKESFIEIATTSHNDNLILPIRTNSEDLSNVIQSIITFFQDEESQIEGKVFSEGRYSPTPTIVEAAVSLYNDHTVDEITRSDAEAKNLTATTSSISEIIKIAKSQSKKIICFVTGVPGAGKTLVGLKVATTHLEDKNKTASVYLSGNAPLVAILQEALARDKVQNEKDKGNKITKAKARAGVKTFIQIIHHYRDAYLTDPNPPYDHVAIFDEAQRAWNKEQTIKFMKQKKGQDDFNHSEPEFLISCLDRHKDWAVIVCLVGGGQEINTGEAGISEWLEAIKNKFNHWEVYISPNLTDSEYAAKKSIEDLNKKTKVSFDENLHLSVSMRSFRAENLSNFVKNILDLKVEEAQKTLKQINNSYPIVLTRDLKKAKKWLKEKARGSERFGIVVSSQAQRLKPFAIDVKSPMNPVHWFLNGKDDVRSSYFLEDVATEFHVQGLELDWACVTWDGDLRYSEEGWKTFSFKGKKWQNIRKKERQNYLINAYRVLLTRARQGMVIVIPEGDPNDQTRNPDFYDPTYNYLKNIGLELL